A window from Camelus dromedarius isolate mCamDro1 chromosome 9, mCamDro1.pat, whole genome shotgun sequence encodes these proteins:
- the LOC116154649 gene encoding vomeronasal type-1 receptor 4, which produces MSERMDSRDVTTDVISMIILTQAVVGTLGNFSLLCHYTILYITGYRLRSTDLIIKHLIVANFLVLLCKGVPHTMAAFGWKQFPSDAECKLFMYLHRVGRGVSIASICLLSVFQVIVVNPTKSRWAELKVKAPRYIGPSISLCWILQMLVNINFLIFIRGKGSDKNITDYKDFGYYFSIRHDKTKDVLFAVLLSFPDVSCLGLMLWASGSMVFILHRHKKRVQHIHRTSTSTGSSPESKATKTILLLVSTFVYFYTLSSIFQVVLALLDNLSWFLVSGTASIAACFPTVSPFLLMSRDSSVHSLYFAWIRNAKSPTSMRNM; this is translated from the coding sequence ATGTCTGAGAGGATGGACAGCAGGGATGTGACAACAGACGTGATCAGCATGATCATCTTAACACAGGCCGTGGTTGGCACCCTGGGGAATTTCTCACTTCTTTGCCATTATACCATCCTGTACATCACTGGCTACAGGTTAAGGTCCACAGATTTGATAATTAAGCACCTGATTGTAGCCAACTTCCTTGTCCTCCTCTGTAAAGGCGTCCCCCACACAATGGCAGCGTTTGGGTGGAAACAATTCCCCAGTGATGCTGAATGCAAACTATTTATGTATCTtcacagagtggggaggggagtgtcCATTGCTAGCATCTGCCTCTTGAGTGTCTTTCAGGTGATTGTGGTCAATCCCACGAAGTCCAGGTGGGCAGAGCTTAAAGTAAAAGCTCCCAGGTACATTGGTCCCTCTATTTCCCTGTGTTGGATCCTGCAAATGTTGGTAAACatcaatttccttatctttatACGTGGCAAAGGGAGCGACAAAAACATCACAGACTACAAGGATTTCGGATACTATTTTTCCATTCGTCATGACAAAACGAAAGATGTGTTATTTGCAGTATTGCTTTCGTTCCCTGATGTTTCATGTTTGGGGCTCATGCTCTGGGCCAGCGGCTCCATGGTTTTCATCCTGCACAGGCATAAGAAGAGGGTGCAACACATTCATAGGACCAGCACCTCCACCGGATCCTCCCCTGAGTCCAAAGCTACTAAAACAATTCTTCTTCTGGTGAGCACCTTTGTCTACTTCTACACTCTTTCCTCTATCTTTCAAGTTGTATTGGCGCTTTTGGATAATCTCAGCTGGTTCCTTGTGAGCGGCACTGCCAGCATTGCTGCATGCTTCCCAACTGTCAGCCCCTTTCTGCTCATGAGCCGTGATTCCAGTGTACACAGCCTCTATTTTGCCTGGATAAGGAATGCAAAATCTCCTACTTCTATGAGAAACATGtaa
- the LOC105092014 gene encoding vomeronasal type-1 receptor 4-like — MDSRKLTLNVIILVQTVVGILGNFSLLCHYIILYITGYRLRSTDLIIKHLTVANFLTLLCKGVPHTMMAFGWKHFSSDAGCKLFLFLHRVGRGVSIGSICLLSVFRVIMVSPRNSRWAELKVKGPKYIVPSILLCWILQMLLNIIFLIYIRGVRSDTNITNIKDFGYCSSIRHDKTRDALFAALLLFPDVSCLGLMLWASGFMIFILHRHKQEVQHIHRTSASHRFSPESKATKTILLLVTTFVYFYTLSSIFQIVLSLLDNPSWFLVTIATVMSACFPAVSPFVLISRDSSVHSLYFAWIRNVKPLF; from the coding sequence ATGGATAGCAGGAAATTGACTTTAAATGTGATCATCTTAGTGCAGACTGTGGTTGGAATCCTGGGGAATTTCTCACTTCTTTGCCATTATATCATCCTGTACATCACTGGCTACAGGTTAAGGTCCACAGATTTGATAATTAAGCACCTGACTGTAGCCAACTTCCTTACCCTTCTCTGTAAAGGCGTCCCCCACACAATGATGGCGTTTGGGtggaaacatttctccagtgatgCTGGATGCAAactatttctgtttcttcacagagtggggaggggagtgtcCATTGGTAGCATCTGCCTCTTGAGTGTCTTTCGGGTGATCATGGTCAGTCCCAGGAATTCCAGGTGGGCAGAGCTTAAAGTAAAAGGTCCCAAGTACATTGTTCCCTCTATTCTCCTAtgttggattttgcaaatgttgTTAAATATCATTTTCCTTATCTACATACGTGGTGTACGGAGTGACACAAACATCACAAACATCAAGGATTTTGGATACTGTTCTTCCATTCGTCATGACAAAACCAGAGATGCCCTATTTGCAGCATTGCTTTTGTTCCCTGATGTTTCATGTTTGGGGCTCATGCTCTGGGCCAGTGGCTTCATGATTTTCATCCTGCACAGGCACAAGCAGGAGGTCCAACACATTCATAGGACCAGTGCCTCCCATAGATTCTCTCCTGAGTCTAAAGCTACTAAAACCATTCTTCTTCTGGTGACCACTTTCGTCTACTTCTACACTCTTTCCTCCATCTTTCAAATTGTTTTGTCTCTTTTGGACAATCCCAGCTGGTTCCTTGTGACCATCGCTACAGTCATGAGTGCATGCTTCCCGGCTGTCAGCCCCTTTGTGCTCATCAGCCGTGACTCCAGTGTACACAGCCTCTACTTTGCCTGGATAAGGAATGTAAAACCCCTTTTTTAA